GGGCAGCGTCATCTATAACATGAAGGACAACGAATTCCAGACGATTCGCGGTCCTGTCTTCACGAATATATTGCTGGCCGACGAAATTAACCGGACTCCGCCGAAGACACAGGCGGCACTGCTTGAGGCGATGGAGGAGCGGCAGGTGACGATTCAAGGCACAACGATGAAGCTGCCTGATCCGTTCCTCGTCGTCGCCACGCAAAATCCGGTCGAATACGAGGGGACGTATCCGCTGCCGGAGGCACAGCTCGACCGCTTCCTGTTCAAGCTGACGCTAGATTATCCGTCCCGGGAGGCGGAGCTTGCGATCTTGAAGGAGCATGTGCCGTTCTTCGCACAGCCGAAGGAGGCGGCCATCGCGCCTGTATGGCCTCTTGAGCAGCTTCGGGAGCTGAGAGGACAGCTGCAGAGCGTCGTCGTGCAGGAGTCGCTGATTGAATACATTGCGACGCTGATTCGCCGTACACGCGAGGATAAGCGTCTGCTGCTAGGGGCAAGTCCGCGTGCGGGCATTGCGCTCATGACGGCCTCGCGCGCTTGGGCGCTGCTGGACGGGCGCGATTATGTCACCCCGGACGATATTAAGACGGTTGCGGTGCCTGCGCTTCGCCATCGTCTTATGCTGACGCCGCAAGTCGAACTGGAGGGGGAAACGGGTGACCACTTCATCCAAGAAGCGTTGGCCTCTATTGCGGTACCTCGCTGATGCGGTCGGAAGCCGAATGATCGTACCGACCGGTCGCATGGTCATCCTTGCCGCTGGAGGCTCGATCCTTGCAGCTGCAGGCTTCGGCGTTGGTGCAGGCTGGACGGCGCTAGCGCTTGTCAATGCGATCTTGCTCGGACTGACTGTCCTCGACCTGTCACTTCTGCCGCGCAGACGGACGCTGCGCATTGGGCGAACGCTGCCACCGAAGGCGGATGTCGGTGCAAGCTTCGAGGTCGTCGTGACGGTCGAGGCAGAGCAGCCAGCAGCGCTCTGGCTGGAGCTGGCGGACGATGTGCCGCAGACGTTCGAGGCACCGGACGCGCCGCTCGTCACGGCATGGCACGGCAGGACCGCTGAGCTTCGCTATACAGCGAAGGGGCGGGAGCGCGGTATCTTCGTCTTCGATCAGGTGCAGCTTCGTTATCGGGGCATGCTGGGGCTGTGGATGAAGCAGGTTCGCAAGCCGCTCGGACAGACGATTCGCATCTACCCCGATCTGTCGGCGGTACGGGGTCTGCTGTCCTCTATACAGCAGGATATGATCCTGGAGGGCAAGAAGCTGTACCGCAAGGAGCGAAGCGGCTCCGAGTTTCATACGATGCGCGAGTATGTGCCTGATGACGATCCGCGATCTATCAATTGGCGCGCTTCCGCCCGCTCTAGAACGCTCGTTACGAACGTATACCGACCTGAGCGGGGGAAGTTCGTGACGATTCTGATCGATTGCGGACGTATGATGGGCGTTGAGCTGGACGGTAAGACGAAGCTCGACGTCTCGCTCGAGGCGGCGCTTGCGCTGGCAGCCGTCGCTTTGCGGCAAGGCGACAAGGTGGCAGTTATTGCTTTTTCGAGTCGGATCAAAGCGTTCGTCCCTGCTGGCGCAGGTCTAGCTCACCTGCAGACGATTACGGATGCGGTATTTAACCTGCAGAGCGACTTCGTGGAGTCGAGCTACTCGCTCGCGCTGCAGCATCTCCTGAAGGTGCAGAAGAAGCGCAGCCTGACCGTGCTGTTCTCGGATCTCGATAATTATATGTTCGAGGATCGTCTCCTCGGTCTGCTGCAGCGGATGAAGCGTCAGCATCATCTATTGCTGCTCGGACTGAGGGATGAGGTGCTGCACGGCTGGACACGGGTGGAGACGACCTCGAAGCGGAAGGCGTATGTGAAGAGTGTGGCTCATCAGCTTACATTGGCACGTGAAGCGTATACGGCGAGGATGGCTGCTTCAGGCATTGAGGTGATCGACGTACCGGTTGGTCAGCTGGCCTGGAGCGCCGTTAGTAGGTATCTCGATGTGAAGGCGAAGGATGTGCTCTAATACTCTTATCGATTCGGATGGCTGCAGCAACGCCATAACAGTCCGGCCATCTGGCCGGACTGTCGGCATGCTCACCGATCGGGTGAATCAGAGGGCGCCTGGGGCTGTAGATCGGCCAGTTCTCCGTATGACGGATGCGCCATACACCCCATACACGAGCAGAGCGACGAGCGTGGCGCCGGAGAATATGTACTTGATCTCTAGCGATAGCTCAGAAGGCGTTAGATAGCCTTCGATGATGCCGGCGATAACGAATAAGGGGATCGTGCCTAGCAAGAGAAGCGCCGATTCCTTCACCGATTGGATGAATTGATACTTGCGCGTATATCGGCCTGGATCGATCATCCGGTAGCCCATATAGAGCCCCGAGCCGCCTGCGATGAAGATCGCTGTCAGCTCGATGACGCCGTGCGGGAGTATGTATGCCCAGAACGTGTAGCTGTAGCCAGCCTGCCAGAATACGGCCGTCAGCGCACCAATCAGCAGCCCGTTGTAGAACATCACGTAAACAGTCAGCAACCCGAACGTAATGCCGCCGACGAAGGCCAGCACCGCTACCCGAATATTGTTCGTCATAATGGCGGTGGACATCGTCGCGTGCTGGACGTCGGCATGATTGTGCCCGACCTTGGATGGATCGATGCTCTCGGCGATGGATGAGGGGATGATGGCATATAAGTTCAGCGGGTTGCTCGAGACGGCAAGGAACCCGCTTAAGCCGCCGAGAACGAACAGCGCAAGTGCCGCTGCGATGAACCATCCACGGTTCAGCACATGGCCGATGAACAGGTGCTTGAAGAAGTCGCTGAGCCGGTTCTCACCCTTGCCTTGCTCGGCGTAGAGCGCTTGATGGGCACGGGATATAAGCTGGTTAAGGAACAAGGTGACCTCATCGCTTGCGTAATACGTCTTTGCGTAGGCCAGATGAGCGGAGGCTGTTTTGTACAGCTCGGTCAGTCTGTCCACTTGAGCGGCGCCTATCGTGGCTCTCTGCCGCTCGAACTGCTCGAGCAGTCGCTCAAGCTCGGACCAGACCGGCTTGTGCTCGCGAATGTACCATTGAATATCCATAGCTTCCGAATGCCTCCTTCAGGGATAGCTATAGTTTACCACAATAATTGGAAGATGGTGAGTGGGAAATGATCGATACAGACAGCCGCGAGGCGAATATTGTCACACCTGAGCACGTACAGCTGCAGCTGCGTACGGCAGGTCTTGGCAGCCGTACTGCTGCGCAGCTGCTTGATCTACTCGTCCTGGCGGTTCTGTTCGCCGCTGTCAGTCTTGTTGTAGGCATCGTGCTGATGGTAGTTGGAACGGGCGTCGCCAAGGCACTCGGTGACTATGCGGCCGCGCTCTTGATCGTGCTCGGATTTTTATTGACAGGTGGATACTTTGCGATCTCAGAGTACTATATGGGCGGGCAGACTTGGGGCAAGCGCAGGCTTGGGCTTCGCGTCGTGCTCGAGAACGGTCAGCCGCTTACGTGGCTAGCCTCCATTATTCGTAATTTTTTCAGGCTCATTGACTTCTTGCC
Above is a genomic segment from Paenibacillus sp. YYML68 containing:
- a CDS encoding MoxR family ATPase, giving the protein MEQLLQSMNNIVIGQSKNIRLLVTAFLAGGHVLLEGVPGLGKTKLVRTLAELTDGSFSRLQFTPDMMPSDITGSVIYNMKDNEFQTIRGPVFTNILLADEINRTPPKTQAALLEAMEERQVTIQGTTMKLPDPFLVVATQNPVEYEGTYPLPEAQLDRFLFKLTLDYPSREAELAILKEHVPFFAQPKEAAIAPVWPLEQLRELRGQLQSVVVQESLIEYIATLIRRTREDKRLLLGASPRAGIALMTASRAWALLDGRDYVTPDDIKTVAVPALRHRLMLTPQVELEGETGDHFIQEALASIAVPR
- a CDS encoding DUF58 domain-containing protein, with amino-acid sequence MTTSSKKRWPLLRYLADAVGSRMIVPTGRMVILAAGGSILAAAGFGVGAGWTALALVNAILLGLTVLDLSLLPRRRTLRIGRTLPPKADVGASFEVVVTVEAEQPAALWLELADDVPQTFEAPDAPLVTAWHGRTAELRYTAKGRERGIFVFDQVQLRYRGMLGLWMKQVRKPLGQTIRIYPDLSAVRGLLSSIQQDMILEGKKLYRKERSGSEFHTMREYVPDDDPRSINWRASARSRTLVTNVYRPERGKFVTILIDCGRMMGVELDGKTKLDVSLEAALALAAVALRQGDKVAVIAFSSRIKAFVPAGAGLAHLQTITDAVFNLQSDFVESSYSLALQHLLKVQKKRSLTVLFSDLDNYMFEDRLLGLLQRMKRQHHLLLLGLRDEVLHGWTRVETTSKRKAYVKSVAHQLTLAREAYTARMAASGIEVIDVPVGQLAWSAVSRYLDVKAKDVL
- a CDS encoding stage II sporulation protein M, which encodes MDIQWYIREHKPVWSELERLLEQFERQRATIGAAQVDRLTELYKTASAHLAYAKTYYASDEVTLFLNQLISRAHQALYAEQGKGENRLSDFFKHLFIGHVLNRGWFIAAALALFVLGGLSGFLAVSSNPLNLYAIIPSSIAESIDPSKVGHNHADVQHATMSTAIMTNNIRVAVLAFVGGITFGLLTVYVMFYNGLLIGALTAVFWQAGYSYTFWAYILPHGVIELTAIFIAGGSGLYMGYRMIDPGRYTRKYQFIQSVKESALLLLGTIPLFVIAGIIEGYLTPSELSLEIKYIFSGATLVALLVYGVYGASVIRRTGRSTAPGAL